Genomic segment of Marmota flaviventris isolate mMarFla1 chromosome 4, mMarFla1.hap1, whole genome shotgun sequence:
ACTTCTGGCTTTAgtattgcttttgctgaggtttgtttctttgcattttcaatATGAAGATGATGTAATGTGTGAGAGAAAATAGATTCTAAAATCTTGTCTTTGTGCTGGTTATAAGTAGTCAGTTGCCTTGTCctcaatttttttgaaaagtcCACTTTCtgtctatttaattttaatagattaTCAGTTAATTCTGTTTGTTCTTTTCCCTGTTGATTTACACTGAAACTTCGAGAGAGCCtaccattttctttccttgtatttACTGCCTGTTTTAAACGAAGAGGGTCCTTACTGGGGCAAGATGCAGAATCCATACTTTCAGGTGTATGACTTGGTTTCACATGTCTTCTCTGCTCTGTACAAATCTTGAATGGATCCTTTAgctttgaataaagaaatttctGTCCTTTGGAATCTATTAAGATATctgtttcctttaattcttttcttcccaatagatgtgaaatattttttctgttaacATGCATATCTTCCTTAGCTACCTGTCCTGTGTTTTCTAAATGAAGAGGTTCTCTAATGGGATAGGAAACAGATTCCATGTCTACCAGGAAAGTACTTTCTTGTTTCCGTGATTCTGGctttttataagtaaatatattctGTCCTTCTGAACTTAATGAAATAtctgttttctttgctctttctttcctGGGTGGAACTGAAACTGAATGTTCAGCAACATCTGCAATTCTTTGTTTCTCTCCTTGTGCAGTGAAGAAATCAAGTTCTGTATCTGTTCTTGGTTTTCTGAGCCTACCACCACTAATTTCTCTCTTCTGTGAAAATATAACAGGgtgtatttctttttccaaatccaCTTTTAATTTGTCATGGTCAAGTCCAATGTAATCAGTTTCATCTTTCTGTGAAATGGGCTCAAGACACACCTTTCTTTCCAAATATTCTAATTTGACATGAGGATGCCTTTTCATTTGTTCTGACCTAATCGGTAATTGTTGTAGGTATTGCTGGGGCATGTCTACTAAAGTGCATTGGTGGGTTTGTTCTTTTCTAATATTCTCTTCTGGTTTTTCAATGATGCCGGCCATGTCAACACATTCTGACAATGATATCTGCCTGTCGTTTAGTGGTTTCTCTGGCATTAGCTGTAAAAAAATGTTTACCCCCTTCTTCAACttgtctttcttcatttttatttctataggcTTTTTATTGGAAGACACAGGGGATCGAGAGTCAAAATCAGCTTTCAGAACTGGGTTTGTTGCAGCTTTACTCAACTGAAATGCTTTCTCCTGCTGAATgtttcctccctgctcctccttatTGTTTCTTGAACCACATCCAAGCATCCAGGAAACTCGTGTTTTCTTTGCCTTCAGTTGTACCTGTTTGGTATGTCTAGCATTTTTCACATATGCTGTTTCCACCGTACAATTGTGTCTTACAATTTTAGGATACATGGGTATGAAGGCATAAGGAGAACTTGAGATATTTCCTGAGATAACAGGCTCTTGCTGTCTCTCTTGCAGGGCAAAGGTTTCAGGATTTGTAATTGTTTCACTGTTTGCAGTCTGGAATTCTTTCTTCTGGATTTCAATTTGAAGAGGATTTATATTAGAGAAAGAAACCGACTCTGGACTAAGCAACTCCACAGGTTTTATCTCTTCTTCTTGatctattaaataaatttctattttttgaggaGTGATCTTCTTGGGGCACACTGTATCGAATGAACGTGCTTCTGAGCTGAAAGGATCACGCTCTCTCAATTGATCTGCTCCAAATTCGACTGGCTGGATATCCTGCGGAGCTGCTCTAGACAAAATCTGTTGTTCATATTCCTCTTTTTCCCTAAATTTTTCTTTGGGCTCTTGCTGTTTCTCTTGCAGGGCAAATGTCTTGAGATTTGTTACCGTTTCACCATTTGCAGTCTTGGattttttcttctggtttccAATTTGAAGAGGATTTACATTAGAGAAAGAAACCAACTCTGGACTAAGCAACTCCACaggttttctctctgcttcttgatctattaaataaatttctgttttctgagAAGTGATCATCTTGGGGCACACTCTATTGATTGAAGGTGCTTGTGAGCTGAAAGGATCAGGCTCTCTCAATTGATCTGCTCCAAACTCAACTGGCTGGATATCCTGTGGAGCTGATCTAGACAAAATCTGTTGTCCATACTCCTCTTTCTTCCTAACTTCTGCTTTATTAGGAGCATTTCCCCTCGAAGATTTTTCACGTGTATCCCTGGCATATGTAGCACCGTGTAGCATTGGCATAGAGGCATATACAGATTTTACTTCAGTACTTGGTACAGCCTTTTGTCTCTCTACTTTTATCTTTTGGGTTTCAAAATTCCACTTCGGTTTCTCAGTAATGCTTAGAGCAGCATGACCTGCATGATTAAGTGTTTGTGAAACTGCCAATCGCTTTACCTTTGATATTATGCCTTTTGGACTTGTGATAACTATGTTTAGATTGTCAGTCTGTCTTTCAATTCCTTCTGACACAGTTAAATGCCTGCCAACAGAATCTATGGTTCCAGCCAAATGGTATGgagctttttcttttaaaacagattGGTCAATTCTCTTTTGATCATATTGACTAAATATAGCATCATCTTTTGGTTCACCTAAATCTGCAAAAATATGTGGTTTCTCCATCTTGGAGTGTCCAACTCCGAAACTTGCTTGCACATTTTCTATGTTTTCTACTTTGACATTTTTTCCTGGATCCCCTTCATACACCtgttttttggggaaaaatgatTTTCCTAGAAGAATGACTTCTGATTTGCCAGGATCGGGTACTTTTATGGGATGTGCATTTATTGTTAAGCTTTTTATGTAGAATAAGTCAGTTTTTATTGGaggttctcttttctttttcccacattCTCCATCATGTAATTCTGTTTCCCTTAAAAAGCTGGAGGTACTGCTCTGGTCAATGGAATTGGAATGTGACAGGCCTCCGGCTGGCGACTGCTGTGTTAGCTGTGTGTGACTAAACCTTGGTACTGTCACGTCTGCCTCCATTTCTAACTTACATTGCTTTCTAATGTCAGAGGTATTTGGTGCAAAGCAACGGGTATTTGGAAATGTGCCAGTCATGCTTCTACCTTGCCACATTGTTTTCATGCTGGTTCTTAAACTAGATTTAAATTTCTTGCTATGTTTTGTGCCAAAGTGTCTAATGCTTTTAAGTATCTGTGAAACTGGTGGCTTCTCTTCCTCTGTAGCCAAACACCTGGGATTCAATATAGTTTCATTTTCTGACAATTGTACTGTGCTTGCCTGGCTTTTAGAGTCAAAGAAACCAGGCATGAAAAAATCAGAAGGCCCCAACAAAGTTTTGgttacattttcttctaactcTGCCTTTTCCTCTGGAATATGACCTACCacagttttttgaaatgttctgtTGGACTGGATGCCCCTCACAGTTGTATCCAATGAGAGCTTATCAATCATTAATTTGAGGGGAAGACTCTTAGCATCTTCAGAGGCCTCAAGTAATACTTCTCTGACACTAGCATACCACTGCACCTCTCTCAGCTTGTGCTTTATGTTGTACTTTTTCTTTCTATGGCCTCCCATGGGATACCTTGAGATATTAAGCAGTTTTGAAATTGGTGGTTGTTTTGCCTTCAAAGTTATATGCTTAGGACTCAGTATACTTTTTTTGCTTACAAAATCTAATGTGTAGGTCTCACTTTTAGATTCATAAGATACAAAGCTGGAGAAATCTAAAGGTTTTAAAGATGTTCTTAATAAGTCTTTGTGATTGTATGCCTTTTCCCCAGAAACTGGATAATCATATTTCTGTCTAGCATTTCCATCCCAGGGCAAATCAGACACTGTTGAAATGATCTCTAATTCCTCTGCATTTGGAGATGATGTCTTTAGACCTGCCataatttttacttcttcctGCATATGAGGACTTCTTTGCATTGTTTCAACTTGAAAATTTATCATGTGTCCAGAAATAGGCTCCAAAATAGTTTCTTGAAACTGGTGGCTTCTCTTAAACACATCTTCTTCTTGAAGGTGTGCTTCCTGTGCTATATAGGACAAATTCTGAGTCCTTCTGCCTTCTGACCTCTTCAGATCAGACTCTGATTTGTGAGAATCAAGGGCTTCCGTTTGATATACACTGAAGCTCAAGTGCTGGCTGCAGTGTGGACCAGACCCCGATGGCACGTCTGAGATATCCTCCTGTGTCTCTGCGTGTAGCACATTCATTTTCACTGCATCACTAGGTCTGTTTTGCAAACCAGTCAAactgtttttttgtgtgtcttcatGTGGCAACTTCTCTACCTCTGGATGGGTTTGATGGTATACTTTTACTCTTGGTTCATCCATCTCAGTTTTTGAAGACCTATGTACTTCACTGTCTACTTTGGTACTAGTTGAGACAggtaaaggaaacaaaaatgtgtGAGCTCTACTTTCATTTTGTTGGTTGTCTTTTAGCAAAGATTTTACATTGCATTCCTCTTTCCCCCTATGGTACAGATTGCCATGCTTGATGACATTCATCATTTGTGAACAAACAGGCTTCTTTGCCTTCATAGCTACACGTTTGGGACTCATGAGAGCTTGACTTTCTGGAAATTTCAATACATCTCTCTGCCTTCTGGCATCAGATAAAGAAGACACCATTCCCAATGTTAGGAAATCTCTTTGCACCTCATCATCTTTCTTAGCTATATGACTACCCAGTTTCTTTAAAGAAGTTGTATCCCATGGATTGTCAAACACTAAGTTCCCTGAGTTGATAGGTAGGATATTTTGATCAACTGTGTATTTTATAACTTTTGGTGCacttacatttttctctctttcctcacaTTGTGGGGAAACTGCACTGTGAACCTCTAGCATCCTTATAGGATCCCCATTAGATATTGTATTATATTCTATTTCATCAATTAAAAGTTCATCAAATATTGCCCTCTCTGATTTTGGACATGGAAACTTTTCACTTATTTGATGTAGTACGTTTTTTTGAAGTGGAATGTTCTGTAGATTTTTAATTCGAAATGAAGTCACTAGAGGAGAACAAAAAACCTCCAGAGTATTTTCTGAAACTGTTTTTTGCTGTATATCTTGCTCTGGAATAAGCAGACTTTggccttttctattttctgcacTCTTCAGGAATTGTGGACTTGCTTCAAGTAAAACTTCTttgccctttctttcttcttcattctgcCATCTTGTTTCTAATGTGTTGCTTGACACAGTCCATTTATTAGAGGGATCTATATATAATCTTTTCAGTTCATCTTGCTTTAACTGTGTAACATTGCTTGTTTTTCTTAATGGGCTTCTTGTTGATTCAGcttttttatgcattttgatgCCAGGTGAAACAAGTGTGGGAAAAACGgtattcataaatttatttgatatatCTTGACATGTTTCTTTGGTCATGTTTTTCAAGatgagtttccttttctttctacaaCTAAGGGCACAATATCTAGTGATATTACTTCTCTCAAAAACTAATGGCATCTGTGTTTTCCCAGTTATGGATTTAGCAATTTGTACTGCATTTCTTTGCCCTTTAAATTCAAACGAAGTAGGCATGGAAAAATCAAGAGGCTCTAGAGTTCTATCTTGTAAGTCCTTTTGCAAACATACCTTTCCCTCTGCAGTAAGACTAGCAAATTCCTTCCCAGTGCCTCTTTCAAATGGGATATGACCATTTGTTGTATCAATTAAAAGTTCACTAACTGATTTTTCTGCCATTGGAGATGAAATCTTTCCACTCCATATATCTTTTAAGTCTTTttgtgattttgttctttttggtagcttctcaaatgaaaatgtatttgcaATAGAATTTAATCTACTTTGTTCGGCAACTATTTGATGCTGCAGCTCTAGAGGTGTAGAAAAGACGTCTGGGATTTTGTTGCTTGCTGAAGTCTTCAGTTCTAGATCTGATTGAAAGTTAGTTGCCTTTATTCCATGAGCACTGAAGCTGAAGTGTTGGGACACCCGCAGGGCTGTCTCTCCACCTTGATCTATTATATCTTTAGTGCCATTAGGGCTCGTGTCCTCGTCACCCGGATGTGCATGTGGGTCTGTCTTGTTGTGTGCTGACTGCTCTTGCTGTTGTAACCCATTGCTACTCTGTGTATTCCCCAGCCTCTTGGTCTCTTCCACTCTGTCACATACTTTTGTGTCAAGCAGCACAGGCATGAGGAAGCCAATGGCATTTAGGAATATATCTGCCACAGGTTTACCTTGTTTAGTTGTTGTTTCAGGGTTGAATTGCCTTCTTTGGCATGGTGTGTGACGTCCTGTGATATTAAATGTCTGGGAGAATGGTGTCTTCTTTGCCTTCAAAGTGATGCATTTTGGTCTCATCTTATGTCTCCTTTTCATTAGCATTAagttgtttctctctcttttagatACAGGTAAAGCAAGTGTGGAGGAATCCAAACACTCCAAAATCATTGCTGGCATTTCCTGtgctgatattttctttttctctactaTTGGATCTTCCAGTATGACCATATGAAACCCAGAAGATATGATGCTGCTACAGCATGATAAAAATTCAACAATCTGTGTCATTAGGGTCTTGGGAGATAAAAAATTTTTTCGACAACCACTCTGTGGAATATTAAATATCTTCGAAACTGGTATTTTTTTTGCCTTCATAATTATCCGTGTGggactcatttttctttttatgactctAGATGTAAATGTCTTTCTCTGCCTTTTGGATTCAGGTAGATCAATTGTGGAGAGTCTGGAAGATTCCAGTACAGCTGCTGCCTGTAGATCATCTTTAAACCCTGCTTTTTCCTCTTTACCTTGGCTGTGTGGTTCCCTCACATGCTTCCCGTCAATTGGGATGCCATATTTTTCTGTGCTAATTATATCTTCACCAACTGATGATTCCTCTGAGTTTAGAAAAGGAATCTTTAAACTTGTATATATCATGCCATTTTGAGTCTGGAGGTCTTTCTTCAAGTTCTGTCCTTGCCCTGGATCTGTGGATTGAATCTGCTGTGGGACATCTTGTTCTGTAACAATCAGAATTTTCCTGCTTCCTTGGTTTTTTGACTTACAATGGTCATGATCCTTCCTCTGGCCTGAATAGAATACA
This window contains:
- the LOC139705523 gene encoding uncharacterized protein; protein product: MREIKPSILNTLNGRYSKELQSNIKMKMKGPQQRENAADTFWDIILSKVTILPNIKMRRSLTVGRINVRRIARFGYMQLMQEKSLSGRKVYCLDATYMSSFSNRLKCGKEREGEPKALQLPESSHGFIFSTHQKRDHGLVEFGEKLYQPGSTNTQVQPQTHPASTIWRSISCPMLDQFHSEKLETWVRFSPPKSRDAKVVSAKKGGAPSDVSCHKEQADSNENKGTVAVLFYTPALSTSERKRNFKQFSDMKTKVNLKYGTRKAKKLPVSNMLNIKGCTSPNCRKKSVGNLTKMKDMYQNKEVADKMYSSATITSDINMYNKIERRRRTREKQLSSTKVKQRNVNSDDIKETKLQDQEKEKRKQEALLKVIPQYSQHFVFYSGQRKDHDHCKSKNQGSRKILIVTEQDVPQQIQSTDPGQGQNLKKDLQTQNGMIYTSLKIPFLNSEESSVGEDIISTEKYGIPIDGKHVREPHSQGKEEKAGFKDDLQAAAVLESSRLSTIDLPESKRQRKTFTSRVIKRKMSPTRIIMKAKKIPVSKIFNIPQSGCRKNFLSPKTLMTQIVEFLSCCSSIISSGFHMVILEDPIVEKKKISAQEMPAMILECLDSSTLALPVSKRERNNLMLMKRRHKMRPKCITLKAKKTPFSQTFNITGRHTPCQRRQFNPETTTKQGKPVADIFLNAIGFLMPVLLDTKVCDRVEETKRLGNTQSSNGLQQQEQSAHNKTDPHAHPGDEDTSPNGTKDIIDQGGETALRVSQHFSFSAHGIKATNFQSDLELKTSASNKIPDVFSTPLELQHQIVAEQSRLNSIANTFSFEKLPKRTKSQKDLKDIWSGKISSPMAEKSVSELLIDTTNGHIPFERGTGKEFASLTAEGKGKEMQYKLLNP